A stretch of Ipomoea triloba cultivar NCNSP0323 chromosome 11, ASM357664v1 DNA encodes these proteins:
- the LOC115995952 gene encoding uncharacterized protein LOC115995952 — protein MTGASDAVMCRGFFATLDGQAQDWFTTLPEKSISTFADLSGKFLSYYANNILKKKQFASMCKFEQGSTKTLTDYLTRWKKEARSVENFDEKAAIPIFTGNVRSGPFHRDLVQNRPKTYVALLDRAARFAEAEEAEKKKKEEERGRRDKRGYLGQYVKRSGQGRPQGPGNVWKKKGGSEPPASGSRKRELDQLTEEEERESGEPHPPKKQVIHVIFGGPEGGDTQSERKKWARNLYVGEVVRQPHEKKQRREPIIFTDDDLPDGPLPHRDALVITLDINNTIVHRVLVDTRSSVNDMYYEEFTKLGLTRKQLAPVRTPLSGFTGDSIETEGSINLEVEIGTAPHVKRWEVEFVVVKIECAHNIILDRPALEDLRSIISMEHLCLKFPTPTGVGVARGD, from the exons ATGACGGGTGCAAGTGACGCCGTCATGTGCCGGGGCTTTTTTGCAACACTCGACGGCCAAGCGCAAGACTGGTTCACTACTTTACCCGAGAAATCCATCTCAACCTTTGCGGATCTCTCAGGGAAATTCTTGTCGTACTACGCCAACAACATTCTGAAGAAGAAGCAGTTTGCCAGTATGTGTAAGTTCGAACAGGGGAGCACGAAGACGCTAACCGACTACCTCACCAGATGGAAGAAGGAGGCAAGGTCGGTCGAAAATTTCGATGAGAAAGCGGCCATACCGATCTTCACCGGCAACGTCAGATCGGGACCTTTCCACCGCGACCTTGTCCAAAATCGTCCAAAGACGTATGTTGCGTTACTAGACCGGGCAGCGAGGTTCGCCGAGGCGGAGGAAgccgagaagaagaagaaggaggaggagcGAGGTCGGCGAGACAAG AGGGGCTACCTCGGCCAATACGTCAAGAGGTCGGGGCAGGGCCGACCTCAAGGCCCGGGCAACGTGTGGAAGAAGAAGGGTGGTTCCGAGCCACCCGCTTCCGGGTCGCGCAAGAGGGAGCTCGACCAGCTCACCGAGGAGGAGGAGAGGGAATCGGGCGAGCCCCACCCCCCAAAAAAACAGGTCATCCATGTCATCTTTGGTGGTCCTGAAGGAGGAGACACGCAATCAGAAAGGAAGAAATGGGCTCGGAACCTCTACGTAGGGGAGGTCGTCCGTCAACCGCACGAGAAGAAGCAGAGGAGGGAGCCTATCATCTTCACGGATGACGACCTTCCAGACGGACCTTTACCACACCGTGATGCCTTGGTGATCACCTTGGACATCAACAACACTATCGTCCACCGGGTATTGGTGGACACAAGGAGCTCCGTGAACGACATGTATTATGAAGAATTCACTAAGCTCGGCCTGACAAGGAAGCAGTTGGCACCGGTAAGAACCCCGCTGTCCGGGTTCACGGGAGACTCGATCGAGACGGAGGGCTCCATTAACCTCGAGGTTGAGATAGGCACCGCGCCGCATGTCAAGAGGTGGGAGGTCGAGTTTGTGGTCGTCAAGATCGAATGCGCTCACAACATCATTCTCGACCGGCCCGCCTTGGAAGACCTCCGAAGCATCATATCCATGGAGCATCTATGTCTGAAGTTCCCCACCCCCACCGGGGTCGGTGTAGCAAGAGGAGATTAG